Proteins encoded by one window of Bacillus rossius redtenbacheri isolate Brsri chromosome 3, Brsri_v3, whole genome shotgun sequence:
- the LOC134530591 gene encoding elongation factor Tu, giving the protein MACCRRQLLFSIINSYSKKNINECRHESLLHISKFNYSFQKLTRPSWCVNKCLGKRWSSRHERNTDEVRKHCNVGTIGHVDHGKTTLTAAITKVLERDGLSKYVSYEQIDRAPEEKARGITINATHVEYSTRRRHYAHTDCPGHVDFVKNMISGASQMDGAILVVAATDGQMPQTREHLLLAKQVGVTSVVVFVNKAELVEQDVLELVEIELRELLTDFGYDGAGAPVLFGSALLALRGDASPLGEPSVRRLLDALDDTVAVPTRDLAAPFLLPIDNAFTVPGRGTVVVGTLSRGVLRRGVEADLLGFDASARTTVTEVQVFRQAVPEACAGENLGALLRGVKIHDVQRGMLLCARASMRLSNHYEASVYFLSRSEGGRAKPVTSGYIQQLFSRTWNIPCRVDLQDASKMAMPGEHTHLYLTLLRGMVMTSGQSFTIRENRMTVATGIVTAVLDSILVVRSNLAKVQLPHASA; this is encoded by the coding sequence ATGGCTTGCTGCAGACGGCAACTATTGTTTTCTATAATAAATTCTTACTCCAAGAAAAACATCAATGAATGTAGGCATGAATCACTTTTACATATTTCTAAATTTAACTATTCATTCCAAAAACTGACGCGTCCGTCTTGGTGCGTTAACAAATGTTTAGGCAAGCGATGGTCTTCAAGACATGAAAGGAACACCGACGAAGTGCGAAAACACTGTAATGTAGGAACTATTGGGCACGTAGACCATGGCAAAACAACACTGACAGCTGCGATCACAAAGGTTTTGGAGAGAGACGGTTTATCGAAGTATGTCTCTTACGAGCAGATCGACAGGGCGCCAGAGGAGAAGGCGCGCGGCATCACGATCAACGCCACGCACGTGGAGTACAGCACGCGGAGACGCCACTACGCGCACACGGACTGCCCCGGGCACGTAGACTTTGTGAAGAACATGATCTCCGGGGCGTCGCAGATGGACGGCGCGATCCTGGTGGTGGCGGCGACGGATGGACAGATGCCGCAGACGCGCGAGCACCTGCTGCTGGCCAAGCAGGTGGGCGTGACTAGCGTGGTGGTGTTCGTGAACAAGGCTGAGCTCGTGGAGCAGGACGTGCTAGAGCTGGTGGAGATAGAGCTGCGGGAGCTGCTCACCGACTTCGGCTACGACGGGGCGGGCGCGCCCGTGTTGTTCGGCTCGGCGCTGTTGGCGCTACGGGGGGATGCCTCGCCCCTGGGGGAGCCCTCGGTGCGGCGACTTCTGGATGCCCTGGACGACACGGTGGCCGTACCCACCCGCGACCTGGCAGCGCCCTTCTTGCTGCCCATCGACAATGCCTTCACGGTGCCGGGCCGTGGCACGGTGGTGGTGGGCACCCTCTCCAGGGGCGTCTTACGCCGGGGCGTCGAGGCGGACCTGCTGGGCTTCGACGCTAGCGCGCGCACCACCGTCACCGAGGTGCAGGTGTTCAGGCAGGCCGTGCCGGAGGCGTGTGCTGGAGAGAACCTAGGTGCGCTCCTGCGCGGAGTCAAGATACACGACGTGCAGCGAGGCATGCTGCTGTGCGCGCGGGCCAGCATGCGCCTCAGCAACCACTACGAGGCGAGCGTGTACTTCCTGTCGCGCTCCGAGGGGGGGCGGGCCAAGCCGGTCACCTCCGGCTACATCCAGCAGCTGTTCAGTCGCACCTGGAACATCCCGTGCCGCGTGGACCTGCAGGATGCGTCCAAGATGGCGATGCCTGGGGAGCATACCCACCTCTACCTCACCTTGCTGCGTGGCATGGTCATGACATCTGGCCAGAGCTTCACCATCAGGGAGAACCGCATGACCGTGGCCACGGGCATCGTCACTGCCGTGTTGGACAGCATCCTCGTCGTCCGGTCCAACCTGGCCAAGGTTCAACTGCCGCATGCATCTGCGTAG
- the LOC134530588 gene encoding GPI ethanolamine phosphate transferase 3 isoform X2 translates to MSRQWKYFLVLLWFSYIFVSGVVLFMRGFLLHKKVYLDKSTCESQAGSTCSKEHGWCRDEAAACRETSTRVVLLLVDALRYDFAEWQGDDETDAPPYHNKLRVLRELLAREPGHARLWRFLADPPTTTAQRLKALATGSLPTFVDAGANFAAPELREDNVVDQLVAHGRPVVLMGDDTWTGLLPGRFVRQYPFPSFDVRDLDSVDEGVRRHLGAELARRDWALLVAHLLGVDHCGHRYGPHHPEMARKLREVDQLVREVAEAMDNNTLLFVVGDHGMTSTGDHGGDSEAEVTSAMFVYSKRPLLSEELEGPLESINQVDLVPTLAAALGVPIPFSSLGRLVLAALPSSGDAARDRRLAASAMRSNVEQVARFVAVHAERSGQFPEDQLHALADQLALLERNGDSPEGLVHEARTYVRLAKKMCEEVWVQFDTWLMSRGLLIVLLALLLVYWVGVGLPQEQLGRALDGRPGVAGAGAVVLAAVCGALWSPGDRVTVACSWSGLASLLVLAGVGWQHRREIAAHHEARRGLSDSLVLAASLCVSLSNSYVQEEAGVLSYLLLTVVWLQLWRGRASPVAAALVLGLSVAVRLSHAFWAGRDGQRKPRPSAVLVAPVALGLVVTVARMWMRSCGNLVGFSPTVVVARYLPSVVVVCTGGYWALQGLPRRLLLPWHLQLLPWVAYALVAIALVCLCARPLCVFCAPQREVTYGQEDAVPRLFQHVKELMQEGDERSTPVVYGLATAYSAAFGVAGLFVCLLAALLLGSVYAQGLVLFVAAEVLLLVVMTELRPEAKLSVAGGGPGAAPAAGGPALRAGLPGPRGAGAAAAPRPAVRGAVPPLLQVPAAGRRQGVWEHDGRSSALPPPHGVGAVCPPAGVRGGGAPGDGTERAAGVLAGAARHPLPGAAAAATQLMDKTLWRHLLCPQVGRHR, encoded by the exons ATGAGTAGGCAATGGAAATATTTCCTTGTGTTGTTGTGGTTCTCTTACATCTTCGTTAGCGGTGTTGTACTGTTCATGCGAGGTTTCTTGCTGCACAAGAAAGTCTACCTGGACAAATCCACGTGCGAGTCGCAGGCGGGAAGCACCTGCAGCAAGGAGCACGGCTGGTGCCGGGACGAGGCGGCCGCGTGCCGGGAGACGAGCACGAGAGTCGTGCTGCTGCTGGTGGACGCGCTGAGGTACGATTTCGCCGAGTGGCAGGGCGACGATGAGACGGACGCGCCGCCGTACCACAACAAGCTGCGCGTTCTGCGCGAGCTGCTGGCCCGCGAGCCGGGCCACGCGCGGCTGTGGCGCTTCCTCGCCGACCCGCCCACCACGACGGCGCAGCGCCTCAAGGCGCTCGCCACCGGCAGCCTGCCCACCTTCGTGGACGCCGGTGCCAACTTCGCGGCCCCCGAGCTGCGCGAGGACAACGTGGTGGACCAGCTGGTGGCGCACGGCCGCCCCGTCGTGCTGATGGGCGACGACACGTGGACGGGCCTGCTGCCCGGGCGCTTCGTGCGCCAGTACCCTTTCCCGTCGTTCGACGTGCGTGACCTGGACTCGGTGGACGAGGGCGTGCGCCGGCACCTGGGCGCCGAGCTGGCGCGGCGCGACTGGGCGCTGCTGGTGGCGCACCTGCTGGGCGTGGACCACTGTGGCCACCGCTACGGGCCGCACCACCCCGAGATGGCGCGCAAGCTGCGCGAGGTGGACCAGCTCGTCAG GGAGGTTGCTGAAGCCATGGACAACAACACTCTACTGTTTGTGGTGGGAGACCACGGCATGACAAGCACAG GGGACCACGGAGGCGACAGCGAGGCAGAAGTGACCTCCGCCATGTTCGTGTACTCCAAGAGGCCACTACTCAGCGAGGAGCTAGAGGGGCCACTGGAGTCCATCAACCAGGTGGATCTGGTGCCGACCCTGGCCGCCGCTCTCGGCGTGCCGATCCCGTTCTCGAGTCTGGGGCGGCTGGTGCTGGCGGCCCTGCCCTCGTCGGGGGATGCCGCCCGGGACCGCAGGCTGGCGGCCTCTGCGATGCGCAGCAACGTGGAGCAGGTGGCACGGTTCGTGGCGGTGCATGCGGAGCGGTCGGGCCAGTTCCCGGAGGACCAGCTGCATGCCCTGGCTGACCAGCTCGCTCTCCTGGAGAGGAATGGGGACAGCCCGGAGGGGCTAGTGCACGAGGCACGGACATACGTGCGACTGGCCAAGAAGATGTGCGAAGAGGTGTGGGTTCAGTTCGACACGTGGCTGATGTCCCGCGGGCTGCTGATAGTGCTGCTCGCCCTCCTGCTGGTGTACTGGGTGGGTGTGGGCCTGCCCCAGGAGCAGCTAGGGCGAGCACTGGACGGCCGACCGGGCGTGGCAGGCGCCGGGGCGGTGGTGCTGGCCGCGGTGTGCGGGGCCCTGTGGAGCCCGGGCGACCGCGTGACGGTGGCTTGCTCCTGGTCGGGGCTGGCATCCCTGCTGGTGTTGGCAGGCGTGGGCTGGCAGCATCGCCGGGAGATAGCGGCGCACCACGAGGCACGTCGGGGCCTCTCGGACAGCCTGGTGCTGGCGGCCAGCCTGTGCGTGTCGCTGTCCAACAGCTACGTGCAAGAGGAGGCGGGCGTGCTGAGCTACTTGCTGCTGACGGTGGTGTGGCTGCAGCTGTGGCGCGGGCGAGCGAGCCCGGTCGCGGCCGCGCTGGTGCTGGGGCTGAGCGTCGCGGTGCGGCTGTCGCACGCCTTCTGGGCCGGCCGGGACGGCCAGCGCAAGCCGCGGCCCTCCGCCGTGCTGGTGGCTCCCGTGGCTCTGGGACTGGTGGTGACCGTGGCTCGCATGTGGATGCGCAGCTGTGGCAACCTGGTGGGGTTCTCGCCCACCGTGGTGGTGGCGCGCTACCTGCCCAGCGTGGTGGTGGTGTGCACGGGTGGCTACTGGGCCCTGCAAGGCCTGCCTCGTCGCCTGCTGCTGCCTTGGCACCTGCAGCTGCTGCCCTGGGTGGCTTACGCCCTGGTGGCGATCGCGCTGGTGTGCCTGTGTGCGCGCCCCCTGTGCGTGTTCTGCGCGCCCCAGCGAGAGGTGACCTACGGGCAGGAGGACGCAGTGCCACGCCTGTTCCAGCACGTGAAGGAGCTGATGCAGGAGGGGGACGAGCGGAGTACGCCGGTGGTGTACGGCCTGGCAACTGCGTACAGTGCTGCCTTCGGGGTGGCAGGCTTGTTTGTGTGCCTGTTGGCAGCCCTGCTGTTGGGCAGCGTGTATGCCCAGGGCCTGGTGCTGTTCGTGGCGGCAGAGGTGCTACTGCTGGTCGTGATGACGGAGCTCCGGCCAGAGGCTAAACTCTCAGTCG CTGGTGGCGGGCCTGGGGCTGCCCCTGCTGCTGGTGGCCCCGCTCTCCGCGCTGGCCTCCCGGGGCCACGGGGAGCTGGCGCTGCTGCGGCACCGCGACCTGCTGTTCGCGGGGCTGTTCCGCCTCTGCTGCAAGTACCTGCTGCTGGCCGCCGCCAGG GTGTTTGGGAGCATGATGGCCGCAGCAGTGCACTGCCGCCACCTCATGGTGTGGGCGCTGTTTGCCCCCCGGCTGGTGTTCGAGGCGGTGGGGCTCCTGGTGACGGTACCGAGCGTGCTGCTGGGGTACTTGCTGGTGCTGCGCGTCACCCACTGCCTGGAGCGGCTGCTGCAGCAACTCAGCTGATGG
- the LOC134530588 gene encoding GPI ethanolamine phosphate transferase 3 isoform X1 yields the protein MSRQWKYFLVLLWFSYIFVSGVVLFMRGFLLHKKVYLDKSTCESQAGSTCSKEHGWCRDEAAACRETSTRVVLLLVDALRYDFAEWQGDDETDAPPYHNKLRVLRELLAREPGHARLWRFLADPPTTTAQRLKALATGSLPTFVDAGANFAAPELREDNVVDQLVAHGRPVVLMGDDTWTGLLPGRFVRQYPFPSFDVRDLDSVDEGVRRHLGAELARRDWALLVAHLLGVDHCGHRYGPHHPEMARKLREVDQLVREVAEAMDNNTLLFVVGDHGMTSTGDHGGDSEAEVTSAMFVYSKRPLLSEELEGPLESINQVDLVPTLAAALGVPIPFSSLGRLVLAALPSSGDAARDRRLAASAMRSNVEQVARFVAVHAERSGQFPEDQLHALADQLALLERNGDSPEGLVHEARTYVRLAKKMCEEVWVQFDTWLMSRGLLIVLLALLLVYWVGVGLPQEQLGRALDGRPGVAGAGAVVLAAVCGALWSPGDRVTVACSWSGLASLLVLAGVGWQHRREIAAHHEARRGLSDSLVLAASLCVSLSNSYVQEEAGVLSYLLLTVVWLQLWRGRASPVAAALVLGLSVAVRLSHAFWAGRDGQRKPRPSAVLVAPVALGLVVTVARMWMRSCGNLVGFSPTVVVARYLPSVVVVCTGGYWALQGLPRRLLLPWHLQLLPWVAYALVAIALVCLCARPLCVFCAPQREVTYGQEDAVPRLFQHVKELMQEGDERSTPVVYGLATAYSAAFGVAGLFVCLLAALLLGSVYAQGLVLFVAAEVLLLVVMTELRPEAKLSVGKAVEVPWGWVLCQSLLSAYFFYGTGHQPCFPAIQWEAAFAGGAGAPLGLQALLVVVNTFCSQLVAGLGLPLLLVAPLSALASRGHGELALLRHRDLLFAGLFRLCCKYLLLAAARVFGSMMAAAVHCRHLMVWALFAPRLVFEAVGLLVTVPSVLLGYLLVLRVTHCLERLLQQLS from the exons ATGAGTAGGCAATGGAAATATTTCCTTGTGTTGTTGTGGTTCTCTTACATCTTCGTTAGCGGTGTTGTACTGTTCATGCGAGGTTTCTTGCTGCACAAGAAAGTCTACCTGGACAAATCCACGTGCGAGTCGCAGGCGGGAAGCACCTGCAGCAAGGAGCACGGCTGGTGCCGGGACGAGGCGGCCGCGTGCCGGGAGACGAGCACGAGAGTCGTGCTGCTGCTGGTGGACGCGCTGAGGTACGATTTCGCCGAGTGGCAGGGCGACGATGAGACGGACGCGCCGCCGTACCACAACAAGCTGCGCGTTCTGCGCGAGCTGCTGGCCCGCGAGCCGGGCCACGCGCGGCTGTGGCGCTTCCTCGCCGACCCGCCCACCACGACGGCGCAGCGCCTCAAGGCGCTCGCCACCGGCAGCCTGCCCACCTTCGTGGACGCCGGTGCCAACTTCGCGGCCCCCGAGCTGCGCGAGGACAACGTGGTGGACCAGCTGGTGGCGCACGGCCGCCCCGTCGTGCTGATGGGCGACGACACGTGGACGGGCCTGCTGCCCGGGCGCTTCGTGCGCCAGTACCCTTTCCCGTCGTTCGACGTGCGTGACCTGGACTCGGTGGACGAGGGCGTGCGCCGGCACCTGGGCGCCGAGCTGGCGCGGCGCGACTGGGCGCTGCTGGTGGCGCACCTGCTGGGCGTGGACCACTGTGGCCACCGCTACGGGCCGCACCACCCCGAGATGGCGCGCAAGCTGCGCGAGGTGGACCAGCTCGTCAG GGAGGTTGCTGAAGCCATGGACAACAACACTCTACTGTTTGTGGTGGGAGACCACGGCATGACAAGCACAG GGGACCACGGAGGCGACAGCGAGGCAGAAGTGACCTCCGCCATGTTCGTGTACTCCAAGAGGCCACTACTCAGCGAGGAGCTAGAGGGGCCACTGGAGTCCATCAACCAGGTGGATCTGGTGCCGACCCTGGCCGCCGCTCTCGGCGTGCCGATCCCGTTCTCGAGTCTGGGGCGGCTGGTGCTGGCGGCCCTGCCCTCGTCGGGGGATGCCGCCCGGGACCGCAGGCTGGCGGCCTCTGCGATGCGCAGCAACGTGGAGCAGGTGGCACGGTTCGTGGCGGTGCATGCGGAGCGGTCGGGCCAGTTCCCGGAGGACCAGCTGCATGCCCTGGCTGACCAGCTCGCTCTCCTGGAGAGGAATGGGGACAGCCCGGAGGGGCTAGTGCACGAGGCACGGACATACGTGCGACTGGCCAAGAAGATGTGCGAAGAGGTGTGGGTTCAGTTCGACACGTGGCTGATGTCCCGCGGGCTGCTGATAGTGCTGCTCGCCCTCCTGCTGGTGTACTGGGTGGGTGTGGGCCTGCCCCAGGAGCAGCTAGGGCGAGCACTGGACGGCCGACCGGGCGTGGCAGGCGCCGGGGCGGTGGTGCTGGCCGCGGTGTGCGGGGCCCTGTGGAGCCCGGGCGACCGCGTGACGGTGGCTTGCTCCTGGTCGGGGCTGGCATCCCTGCTGGTGTTGGCAGGCGTGGGCTGGCAGCATCGCCGGGAGATAGCGGCGCACCACGAGGCACGTCGGGGCCTCTCGGACAGCCTGGTGCTGGCGGCCAGCCTGTGCGTGTCGCTGTCCAACAGCTACGTGCAAGAGGAGGCGGGCGTGCTGAGCTACTTGCTGCTGACGGTGGTGTGGCTGCAGCTGTGGCGCGGGCGAGCGAGCCCGGTCGCGGCCGCGCTGGTGCTGGGGCTGAGCGTCGCGGTGCGGCTGTCGCACGCCTTCTGGGCCGGCCGGGACGGCCAGCGCAAGCCGCGGCCCTCCGCCGTGCTGGTGGCTCCCGTGGCTCTGGGACTGGTGGTGACCGTGGCTCGCATGTGGATGCGCAGCTGTGGCAACCTGGTGGGGTTCTCGCCCACCGTGGTGGTGGCGCGCTACCTGCCCAGCGTGGTGGTGGTGTGCACGGGTGGCTACTGGGCCCTGCAAGGCCTGCCTCGTCGCCTGCTGCTGCCTTGGCACCTGCAGCTGCTGCCCTGGGTGGCTTACGCCCTGGTGGCGATCGCGCTGGTGTGCCTGTGTGCGCGCCCCCTGTGCGTGTTCTGCGCGCCCCAGCGAGAGGTGACCTACGGGCAGGAGGACGCAGTGCCACGCCTGTTCCAGCACGTGAAGGAGCTGATGCAGGAGGGGGACGAGCGGAGTACGCCGGTGGTGTACGGCCTGGCAACTGCGTACAGTGCTGCCTTCGGGGTGGCAGGCTTGTTTGTGTGCCTGTTGGCAGCCCTGCTGTTGGGCAGCGTGTATGCCCAGGGCCTGGTGCTGTTCGTGGCGGCAGAGGTGCTACTGCTGGTCGTGATGACGGAGCTCCGGCCAGAGGCTAAACTCTCAGTCG GCAAGGCGGTGGAGGTGCCCTGGGGATGGGTGCTGTGCCAGTCGCTGCTCTCCGCCTACTTCTTCTACGGCACGGGTCACCAGCCCTGCTTCCCGGCCATCCAGTGGGAGGCGGCCTTCGCGGGCGGGGCAGGGGCGCCCCTGGGCCTCCAGGCGCTCCTCGTGGTGGTCAACACCTTCTGCTCGCAGCTGGTGGCGGGCCTGGGGCTGCCCCTGCTGCTGGTGGCCCCGCTCTCCGCGCTGGCCTCCCGGGGCCACGGGGAGCTGGCGCTGCTGCGGCACCGCGACCTGCTGTTCGCGGGGCTGTTCCGCCTCTGCTGCAAGTACCTGCTGCTGGCCGCCGCCAGG GTGTTTGGGAGCATGATGGCCGCAGCAGTGCACTGCCGCCACCTCATGGTGTGGGCGCTGTTTGCCCCCCGGCTGGTGTTCGAGGCGGTGGGGCTCCTGGTGACGGTACCGAGCGTGCTGCTGGGGTACTTGCTGGTGCTGCGCGTCACCCACTGCCTGGAGCGGCTGCTGCAGCAACTCAGCTGA